The Methanofervidicoccus abyssi genome includes a region encoding these proteins:
- a CDS encoding chorismate mutase, which translates to MKNLKERLRNIRKEIDEIDEKLVYLISKRTEYAREIAHLKMELNYPINDEKREMEIKERIYKLCKKYNLDFEIVWNVMGILMEYSKIVQREEINSKNSKKL; encoded by the coding sequence ATGAAGAATCTTAAAGAGAGACTTAGAAATATAAGGAAGGAGATAGATGAGATAGACGAGAAACTTGTATATCTGATATCTAAGAGGACTGAGTACGCAAGAGAAATTGCCCATTTAAAAATGGAGTTAAACTATCCTATAAACGATGAAAAGAGAGAGATGGAGATTAAAGAGAGGATATATAAACTGTGTAAGAAGTACAATTTAGACTTTGAGATAGTGTGGAATGTGATGGGCATACTTATGGAATACAGTAAGATAGTTCAAAGAGAAGAAATTAACAGTAAAAACAGTAAAAAATTATAA